The genomic stretch GCGGCCCTGCCTGCAGGAGCTGGAGGCCACCGAGCCCCAACTCTTCCTCCTCGCCGACCCGCAGGCGCCCGCGCGGCTCGCCCGCGCCATCGCCCGCAGCCTCTGATGAGCGGCCCGTGCGGGCTCCGACCCTGGCCCGCGGACGGGGGTCGCGTCGCCTCACGCGCAGAGTCGCTTGCCCGCGCTCGCGCCGGGGGGCATCCTGCGCGCCAGACGTTCCCCCTTCCCTGCGCACCTCCGACAGCCCCCGCTCCTCGTCCCGCTCCCACATGACGCGCGCCCTCCTCCACTCGCTGCTCGTGCGCCAATCGCTCGCGCTGAAGGAGCGCTTCCGCGCGCGCTACCCGCACCCCTGGCTGGTGTGGGAGCCGGGCGCGTGGAACGTGAGCGACGGCGGCGAGCAGAACGTGGCGGCCACCCAGCTGCCCACCGAGGAGCTGCGCGACTGCCTCCCGGTGGGCGACGACGCGCTGTGCTTCGAGCTGCTGCAGGCGATGGGCGCGGGCTCCCTGAGCGTGGGCCGCGCCTCGCACAACCAGCTGGTGGTCAACGACGCCACCGTCTCGCGCGAGCACCTGGTGCTGCGCGCGGACGCGAGCGGCAAGTGGACGGCGGAGCGCGTGGCGGAGGCGGGGCCGACGAGCGTGGACGGCGCACCGCTGCAGCCGGGCACCCCCTGCCCGCTCGTCTCCGGCGCCACGCTGCAGCTGGGCGAGGTGCGGATGACCTTCCACAGCGCCGAGGACTTCGCCGCCCGCATCGAGCGTGCCGCGGCGCGCGTGGTGCAGAGCCTCGGCAGCAGCAGCGGCACCGCGCGCAAGTAGCGGGCGGCCCGCCCGGGCCTCAGCGGCTGCTGCTGCGCTCGACGGCCAGCTTGCGCGCGGGCACGCGCGCACCCGCGGCGCCGCGCGCCTTGGCCAGCGGCAGCACCAGCTCCGCATCCTGCTGCAGCACCACGCTGCGCTCGAGCGGCACGTAGCCGGCGAGCCGGATGCGCAGGCCCAGGGGCCCCTCGGTGCGCGGCAGCGCGCGCACCAGCGGGGTGACGCCGAGCGCCTCGCCGGTGTCCGTGCGCACCACCTCCGCGCCCTCCGGGAAGGAGCGCACGGTGAGCAGCACCGGAGGCGCCTGCGGCGCGGGCGCGGCGGCGACGGGCGCGGGCGCGGGCGCAGCGTGCGCGGAGGGCGTGGACGCCGGAGCGCTGCTGCCCAGCAGCACGCCGGTGAGGGCGAGCAGCACGAGCGCCGCACCGGCGCCCGCGAAGCCCAGCGTGCGCGTGCTCACCGGGCCCAGCGCCGGAATCTTCACCGTAGGGCGCTCGCTCGTGGGCAGCGCGCCGGGCGGCAGGCCCAGCAGCCCGGAGCTCACCTCGGCGAGGCGCCCGGGGCGCTGCTCCGGCTCCTTCGCGAGGCAGCGCATCACCAGCCGCGCGAGTGCGGGCGGCAGCGGCTCGCCCGAGGCGAGGCGCGCGGGCAGCGGCGGGGGCGGCTGGGTGATGACCTGCACCACCAGCTGCCCGAAGGACTGGCCGCTGAAGGGCGGCTTGCCGCTGAGCATCTCGTACAGCAGCGTGCCCACCGCGTAGATGTCCGCGCGCGCATCCACCGGGAGCCCCGCGGCCTGCTCCGGGGACATGTAGGCCGGCGTGCCGATGATGGTGCCGTCCAGCGTGCCGCGCACGTCCGGCGTGCTCAGCAGCTTGGCCACGCCGAAGTCCAGCACCTTCACGAAGTCCGGCTGGCCGGGGCGCTGGCTGATGAAGAGGTTGTCCGGCTTGATGTCGCGGTGGACGACGCCCACCTGGTGCGCCGCCTCCAGCGCCGCGCACACCTGCACGCCGATGCGCTGGATGCGCTCGAGGCTCAGGGGCCCGCGCTCCAGCAGCTGCGCGAGGCTCTCGCCGCGCAGCAGCTCCATCACGCAGTACACGCAGCCGGCCGCCCGGTCCTCGATGAAGTCGAAGATCTCCACGATGTGCTCGTGGCTGATGCGGTTGACCGCCTGCGCCTCGCGGAAGAAGCGCTGCACGAAGGCGTTGTCGCGGGTGTGGTTGGGCCGCAGCACCTTGAGCGCCACCTGCCGGTCCAGCCGCACGTGGCGCGCCTGGAACACCTGGCCCATGGAGCCCTCGCCCAGCAGCGCCTCGAGCTGGTAGCTGCCCAGCACCTGCCCCACCTGCACCTGCGGCAGCTCCACCGCGTCCGCGGCGATCACCGAGGGGGGCGTCAGCTCGCCCTCGCGCAGCCCGTTGCCCCCCGGCGCCCGGCTGGCCGTGGTGCCCAGGCCCGCCTCCTTCAGGGCGTTGCCGGTCAGGGCGTCGCCGGCCAGGACGTTGCCGGCCAGGACATTTCCCTCCGGGGCGCTGCCCACCAGGACGTTGCCCGGACGCGCCGCCGCCTGCCCGGACGGGGCGCCCTCGGCGCCCTCGGGCAGGAGTCCTCCGGAGAGGACGGTTCCGGCGATGTCGTCAGCAGGCATGTGGCAGGAAGCTCTCCACTCGTCCCCGAGGTAGGCAATGCGGCACGCCTCCCGGGTGTCCTCGTCGCGACGCTGGGCCCCACCCCTACACCAGCGCACTTCCGGGACATAACACCCCCGGCCCGGCGGGCGAAGCCACCCCCGGCCTGCGGATCGCCGGAAACGTTCACGGCCACCAAATGAGGTGGGAGCGAGACCTACCCCCTCGCTCGCGGCCTCCGGGCGCTAGTTGCAGGTGCCAGCGGCCTGGCAGTGCCCGCCGGTGCCGTTGCAGGACTGCCCCGTGCAGTCGGAGTCCGCGCAGTCCCGCTTGCCGTCCCCGTCGTTGTCGGCGCCATCGGCACAGTTGGTCTCCTTGCGTGCCGTGCCCGCGCACACGCAGCCGGTGCCGCAGCTCTGGCCGCTGCAGTCCGGGTCCAGGCAGTCCTTCTTCGCGTCCTGATCGTTGTCGCTGCCGTCGGAGCACTGCGTCTCATGGGCCGCACCGGCGCTGCACAGGCACCCTGCCCCGCACGACTGGTTGTTGCAGACCGGGTCCGCGCAGTCGATGAGCCCGTTGCCGTCCTCGTCCACCCCGCCGAAGCAGGCGGTCTCGGTGGCCGCGTAGCAGACGCCGCCGGAGCAGTGGTCGCCGGCGGCACAGGCGTGGCCGCAGCTGCCACAGTTGTTCACGTCCGTCTGGAGGTCGAAGCCCTCGTCGACCTGCCCGTCGCAGTCGTCGTCGGCCTGGTTGCAGCGCTCCGCCGAGGGCACCACCTCGCCCGAGCAGACGGTGGCCGTGCCGTTGCAGACGCTCGTGCCCGCCTTGCACACCCCGACGTCCAGCGTCTCCTGGGGGCCGCTGTAGCAGGACGTGGCCGGGAGGTTGTCCGGCGTGCCGTCGCAGTCGTTGTCCTCGCCGTCGCACACCT from Aggregicoccus sp. 17bor-14 encodes the following:
- a CDS encoding FHA domain-containing protein, whose amino-acid sequence is MTRALLHSLLVRQSLALKERFRARYPHPWLVWEPGAWNVSDGGEQNVAATQLPTEELRDCLPVGDDALCFELLQAMGAGSLSVGRASHNQLVVNDATVSREHLVLRADASGKWTAERVAEAGPTSVDGAPLQPGTPCPLVSGATLQLGEVRMTFHSAEDFAARIERAAARVVQSLGSSSGTARK
- a CDS encoding serine/threonine-protein kinase, whose protein sequence is MPADDIAGTVLSGGLLPEGAEGAPSGQAAARPGNVLVGSAPEGNVLAGNVLAGDALTGNALKEAGLGTTASRAPGGNGLREGELTPPSVIAADAVELPQVQVGQVLGSYQLEALLGEGSMGQVFQARHVRLDRQVALKVLRPNHTRDNAFVQRFFREAQAVNRISHEHIVEIFDFIEDRAAGCVYCVMELLRGESLAQLLERGPLSLERIQRIGVQVCAALEAAHQVGVVHRDIKPDNLFISQRPGQPDFVKVLDFGVAKLLSTPDVRGTLDGTIIGTPAYMSPEQAAGLPVDARADIYAVGTLLYEMLSGKPPFSGQSFGQLVVQVITQPPPPLPARLASGEPLPPALARLVMRCLAKEPEQRPGRLAEVSSGLLGLPPGALPTSERPTVKIPALGPVSTRTLGFAGAGAALVLLALTGVLLGSSAPASTPSAHAAPAPAPVAAAPAPQAPPVLLTVRSFPEGAEVVRTDTGEALGVTPLVRALPRTEGPLGLRIRLAGYVPLERSVVLQQDAELVLPLAKARGAAGARVPARKLAVERSSSR
- a CDS encoding MopE-related protein: MSRPLGALRVLLLAVPVLLIACSDTSEGVPQATGCASAADCAEPGALCLVGGVCCTPSPEACDGKDNDCDGQVDEGYGLQTDAQNCGACGHACAGGEACVAGACVVRREQACTGGADEDGDGLADCADPDCQGASCGEGCLCDAGAKHESACRNGQDDDGDGLKDCEDPDCPATHCGEQCGEAADCPGSGAVCVLPQGGGTPGTCCTPSAEVCDGEDNDCDGTPDNLPATSCYSGPQETLDVGVCKAGTSVCNGTATVCSGEVVPSAERCNQADDDCDGQVDEGFDLQTDVNNCGSCGHACAAGDHCSGGVCYAATETACFGGVDEDGNGLIDCADPVCNNQSCGAGCLCSAGAAHETQCSDGSDNDQDAKKDCLDPDCSGQSCGTGCVCAGTARKETNCADGADNDGDGKRDCADSDCTGQSCNGTGGHCQAAGTCN